The Methanofollis sp. UBA420 genome contains a region encoding:
- a CDS encoding thioredoxin family protein, giving the protein MGKPVLIDFFSAWCEPCREQTAIVQGLAERLGDRVEVRMIDVAERRDLISAYRLTTVPTIVIEAGGKVVGRFEKVTDAETLESILLSLIDDHAERGIV; this is encoded by the coding sequence ATGGGTAAACCGGTGCTGATCGATTTCTTCTCCGCGTGGTGCGAACCCTGCCGGGAGCAGACTGCCATCGTGCAGGGCCTGGCCGAAAGGCTCGGTGACCGGGTGGAGGTGAGGATGATCGATGTCGCGGAGAGGCGCGACCTGATATCTGCCTACAGGCTGACGACCGTTCCGACGATTGTCATCGAGGCGGGGGGAAAAGTGGTCGGGAGGTTTGAGAAGGTCACCGACGCGGAGACGCTCGAAAGCATTTTATTATCTCTGATCGATGATCATGCAGAAAGAGGGATAGTATGA
- the aglJ gene encoding S-layer glycoprotein N-glycosyltransferase AglJ: MEIEKDQVCIFIPTLNEAPTIEGLVREFQERGYHRILVADGHSTDGTPEIAREAGAEVVFQTEKGKGNAIIEAAAIIDLPYVLMLDGDGTYLPDDAEKMLSPLFSGFDHVIGDRLAYPEKGALTRLNLVGNYIINYFFKVAHGRDLHDILSGYRAFTLSSLQQMNLQEAGFEIETEMAVQAVKFDQQVAVVPVHYLMRPGTPTKLNPVQDGFRILSAIFRFARLNNPLFYFGMIGLLLTFIGGGIGVYVFLEWLKNIEHLPMTILTVLFIVVGIEIFMFGVISDLILAFHREVIREVQRLQPPQPPKRRE; this comes from the coding sequence ATGGAGATCGAGAAGGACCAGGTGTGCATCTTCATTCCCACCCTGAACGAGGCGCCGACCATAGAAGGCCTGGTCAGGGAGTTTCAAGAAAGGGGATATCACCGGATTCTGGTGGCGGACGGGCACAGTACCGACGGCACGCCGGAGATTGCACGGGAAGCCGGGGCAGAGGTCGTTTTCCAGACCGAAAAAGGAAAAGGAAACGCGATCATCGAAGCAGCAGCGATCATCGATCTCCCCTATGTCCTCATGCTCGACGGGGACGGCACGTACCTCCCTGACGACGCCGAGAAGATGCTTTCGCCCCTCTTCTCCGGTTTCGACCACGTGATCGGCGACCGCCTCGCCTACCCGGAGAAAGGTGCCTTGACCCGTCTCAACCTCGTTGGGAACTATATCATCAACTATTTCTTCAAGGTCGCCCATGGTCGCGACCTCCATGACATCCTCTCCGGCTACCGGGCCTTCACCCTCTCCTCCCTGCAGCAGATGAACCTCCAGGAGGCGGGGTTCGAGATCGAGACCGAGATGGCAGTCCAGGCGGTAAAATTCGACCAGCAGGTTGCCGTGGTCCCTGTCCACTACCTGATGCGGCCGGGGACACCGACCAAACTCAATCCCGTCCAGGACGGGTTCAGGATCCTCTCGGCAATCTTCCGTTTCGCCCGCCTCAATAATCCCCTCTTCTATTTCGGGATGATAGGGCTCCTGCTCACCTTTATCGGCGGGGGCATCGGGGTCTATGTCTTCCTCGAATGGCTCAAAAATATCGAGCACCTCCCCATGACCATCCTCACGGTGCTCTTCATCGTCGTCGGCATCGAGATCTTCATGTTCGGCGTGATCAGCGACCTGATCCTTGCCTTCCACCGCGAGGTAATCCGGGAGGTCCAGCGGCTGCAACCGCCTCAGCCGCCGAAGAGGCGGGAGTGA
- a CDS encoding preprotein translocase subunit SecD — MNSDTLRKLYTDWRIVLLVAMVILSIIAIGPHFEDGKFTTNLQYGLDLQEGSWLQMEFQAEVVTVEPGIDINKLADTLSTELDTEVIPISADQVEVRKAFTREQLEPVFTKAGATIVTVNPGVSKDTAELVKRTLDEKVNSLGTKDARVNILTGLNGITRYVRVELAGVDMKTANEIVGQQGKFEIRVQTTGNQTEHVIFGDVITSVNVPTKDQQGMWGVGFTLSPEGADAFRQGAISSNAVNDPQNHELVMLLDNNTVYSAPLSAELASQLKAGPIRSLSASTGVGDEGLQDAENLEIHLRAGALPVDVTVAGSGSVSATLGDYYKMLCVLAAIAALIVVGVVVYYRYREPSIVLPMVATNLAEIIILLGIARFVQQLDLASIAGIIAVMGTGIDQLVVITDEVLHEGRVPSSSVYLKRLSRALGIIVVAAGTVVFAMLPLALMDLSTLRGFAIITILGVLIGVLITRPAYGKIIMRP, encoded by the coding sequence ATGAACAGCGATACGCTCAGAAAACTCTATACCGACTGGAGGATCGTCCTCCTGGTGGCCATGGTCATCCTCTCGATCATCGCCATCGGCCCACACTTCGAGGACGGAAAATTCACGACCAACCTCCAGTACGGCCTCGACCTCCAGGAGGGTTCCTGGCTCCAGATGGAGTTCCAGGCCGAAGTGGTCACCGTCGAACCGGGCATCGATATCAACAAGCTTGCCGACACCCTGAGCACGGAACTGGACACCGAGGTAATCCCGATCTCGGCGGACCAGGTCGAGGTCAGGAAGGCGTTCACGCGTGAGCAGCTTGAGCCCGTCTTCACGAAGGCCGGGGCAACCATCGTTACCGTGAACCCTGGCGTCTCCAAGGACACCGCCGAACTCGTGAAGCGGACCCTTGACGAGAAGGTGAACAGTCTCGGCACCAAAGACGCACGGGTGAACATCCTCACAGGCCTCAACGGCATCACCCGTTATGTGCGTGTTGAACTCGCCGGCGTCGACATGAAGACGGCGAACGAGATCGTCGGTCAGCAGGGCAAGTTCGAGATCCGCGTCCAGACGACCGGAAACCAGACCGAGCACGTGATCTTCGGCGACGTGATCACGAGCGTCAACGTGCCGACAAAGGACCAGCAGGGTATGTGGGGCGTCGGCTTCACGCTCAGCCCCGAGGGTGCGGACGCCTTCAGACAGGGCGCCATCTCCTCGAATGCGGTGAACGACCCGCAGAACCATGAACTGGTCATGCTCCTGGACAACAATACGGTGTACTCGGCGCCCCTGTCCGCTGAACTCGCCTCGCAGCTGAAGGCCGGGCCGATCCGCAGCCTCAGCGCCTCCACCGGCGTCGGCGACGAGGGCCTGCAGGACGCAGAGAACCTTGAGATCCACCTGCGGGCCGGTGCCCTGCCTGTGGACGTGACTGTCGCAGGGTCGGGATCCGTCTCGGCGACACTCGGCGACTACTACAAGATGCTCTGCGTCCTGGCCGCGATCGCCGCCCTGATCGTCGTCGGTGTCGTGGTCTACTACCGGTACCGCGAACCGAGCATCGTGCTCCCCATGGTCGCAACAAACCTCGCCGAGATCATCATCCTGCTCGGCATCGCACGGTTTGTCCAGCAGCTTGACCTGGCATCGATCGCGGGTATCATCGCCGTGATGGGTACGGGCATCGACCAGCTCGTCGTGATCACCGACGAGGTGCTCCACGAGGGCAGGGTGCCGTCGTCGAGCGTCTACCTGAAGAGGCTCTCGCGGGCCCTCGGGATCATCGTCGTGGCTGCCGGGACTGTCGTCTTCGCGATGCTGCCCCTCGCCCTGATGGACCTCTCGACTCTCCGCGGCTTTGCCATCATCACCATCCTTGGCGTGCTCATCGGCGTCCTGATCACCAGGCCCGCCTACGGCAAGATCATCATGCGTCCTTGA
- a CDS encoding thioredoxin family protein — MSKPVLTDFFATWCGPCKMQTPILEDLKVKMGDLVEIRTIDVDQNMEEAMKYQIRVVPTLIIEKDGIVLQKIEGVTRADVLEDILKPLIEE; from the coding sequence ATGAGCAAACCGGTATTGACTGACTTTTTTGCGACATGGTGCGGGCCGTGCAAGATGCAGACGCCGATCCTTGAAGATCTCAAGGTTAAGATGGGCGATCTGGTCGAGATCAGGACGATCGATGTCGACCAGAACATGGAAGAGGCGATGAAGTACCAGATCCGTGTTGTACCGACCCTTATCATCGAGAAGGACGGCATTGTCCTCCAGAAAATCGAGGGTGTCACCCGCGCCGATGTCCTTGAGGATATCCTCAAGCCCCTGATCGAAGAGTAA
- a CDS encoding aldolase: MQDEDCVRIGKRLFTEGLVGGNFGNMSRREGDGFLVTRTGSYLDDPGDLVMVPCEGEAPPGASSEYRVHQAVYNLTPHLAIVHAHPAHAVAASLACERIVPKDSEGEMLCPEIAVVGGAPGTQELADNVAAALKDAHLVIARGHGTFAAGKSLDEAYLYTSLAEYSCRVLLYAGLWGKGIL, encoded by the coding sequence GTGCAGGATGAAGATTGTGTGCGTATAGGAAAGAGGCTCTTTACCGAGGGCCTTGTCGGCGGAAATTTCGGGAACATGAGCAGGAGAGAGGGGGACGGTTTCCTCGTCACGAGGACGGGATCGTACCTCGACGATCCCGGCGACCTGGTAATGGTGCCCTGCGAGGGTGAGGCCCCGCCGGGAGCGTCGAGCGAGTACAGGGTACACCAGGCGGTCTACAACCTGACACCCCACCTGGCGATCGTCCACGCCCACCCGGCGCATGCGGTGGCGGCGTCACTGGCCTGCGAGAGGATCGTCCCGAAGGACAGCGAGGGCGAGATGCTCTGCCCGGAGATCGCGGTCGTCGGCGGTGCGCCCGGGACGCAGGAACTCGCCGACAATGTGGCGGCGGCCCTGAAAGACGCCCACCTCGTCATCGCCCGCGGCCACGGCACCTTCGCGGCGGGAAAGAGTCTTGATGAGGCGTATCTCTACACCTCGCTCGCGGAGTACTCGTGTCGGGTTTTGTTGTACGCGGGGTTGTGGGGGAAGGGAATTCTCTGA
- a CDS encoding RtcB family protein, with the protein MLEGIEKISEVEWEVPVGYVPGMRVPGRFFLSEDLSETLEAGAVQQLANVATLPGVVRYSLAMPDIHSGYGFPIGGVAAFEEDTGVVSPGGVGYDINCGVRLITTPLTVADITNPRALIEELFRTVPTGVGAESTMRLSEADLDDLMADGVEWAISHGFGMTADVEHCEEQGRMKQANPAAVSKKARQRGRPQAGTLGSGNHFLEVQAVDAVFDPEAAKAFGLKAGQICCMIHCGSRGLGHQVCTDHLRVLESATRKYGIEIPDRQLACAPVHSPEGEAYFGAMAAAANYAWVNRQVITHQVRTVFARLFGIAYEEMPLVYDVAHNVAKMEEHAAYGKRRTLCVHRKGATRAFGPGLHDVPQVYRAVGQPVIIPGSMGSSSYVLHGTATAMERTFGSTCHGAGRVMSRTKAKHATPGRQVREQLLKQGIIVRATSDASIAEEAPDAYKESDKVVDVVRRAGLSLPVVRLHPIGVIKG; encoded by the coding sequence ATGCTTGAAGGGATCGAGAAGATCAGCGAGGTCGAATGGGAGGTGCCGGTCGGTTATGTCCCGGGTATGCGGGTACCCGGCCGGTTTTTCCTCTCCGAAGATCTCTCGGAGACGCTGGAAGCGGGGGCGGTCCAGCAGCTCGCCAATGTCGCCACGCTCCCGGGTGTCGTCAGATATTCCCTTGCCATGCCCGACATCCACTCGGGTTACGGCTTTCCCATCGGGGGTGTCGCCGCCTTTGAAGAGGATACGGGCGTCGTCTCGCCGGGCGGGGTCGGCTACGATATCAACTGCGGCGTCCGCCTGATCACGACGCCTCTCACCGTCGCCGACATCACAAACCCGCGGGCCCTGATCGAGGAACTCTTCAGGACGGTGCCGACCGGCGTCGGTGCCGAGAGCACGATGCGCCTCTCCGAGGCCGACCTCGACGACCTGATGGCCGATGGGGTGGAGTGGGCGATCAGCCACGGTTTCGGCATGACCGCGGATGTCGAGCACTGCGAGGAGCAGGGGAGGATGAAGCAGGCGAACCCGGCCGCGGTGAGCAAGAAGGCCCGTCAGAGGGGTAGGCCGCAGGCCGGCACTCTCGGCTCGGGCAACCACTTCCTGGAAGTGCAGGCGGTGGACGCGGTCTTCGACCCTGAGGCGGCAAAGGCCTTCGGGCTCAAGGCCGGCCAGATCTGCTGCATGATCCACTGCGGGTCGCGGGGCCTCGGCCACCAGGTCTGCACAGACCACCTGCGTGTCCTCGAATCGGCGACCCGGAAGTACGGGATCGAGATCCCGGATCGGCAACTCGCCTGCGCCCCAGTCCACTCCCCCGAAGGGGAGGCGTACTTCGGGGCGATGGCCGCGGCGGCGAACTATGCCTGGGTGAACAGGCAGGTGATCACCCACCAGGTGCGCACGGTCTTCGCCCGCCTCTTCGGGATCGCCTACGAGGAGATGCCCCTGGTCTACGACGTCGCCCACAATGTCGCCAAGATGGAGGAGCACGCCGCCTACGGGAAGAGGCGGACGCTCTGCGTCCACAGGAAGGGCGCCACCCGCGCCTTCGGCCCCGGTCTCCACGACGTGCCGCAGGTCTACCGTGCGGTCGGTCAGCCGGTGATCATCCCGGGCAGCATGGGCAGTTCCTCTTATGTCCTCCATGGCACGGCGACGGCGATGGAGAGGACCTTCGGGAGCACCTGCCACGGTGCCGGCCGGGTCATGAGCCGCACAAAGGCCAAGCACGCCACGCCTGGCAGGCAGGTCAGGGAACAACTCCTGAAGCAGGGGATCATCGTCAGGGCGACGAGCGACGCCTCGATCGCAGAGGAAGCCCCTGACGCGTACAAGGAGAGCGACAAGGTCGTCGACGTCGTCCGCCGGGCAGGGCTCTCCCTGCCTGTGGTCAGGCTCCACCCGATCGGGGTGATCAAGGGGTGA
- a CDS encoding fructose 1,6-bisphosphatase yields the protein MTTVTVVTADLGGFPAGLKAHPLVIERAAQLLKKEHGGLIIDSFVTRVGGRLACVVTHRDDPRIADLLARVMGECRTLAGSLGLTGSGEAGRADLPVETGDGVLVFLSSGAAEGAWSEALARIFADPYTTPALVDDPLLRRGFTFTCTDGGFYPTPSGIYDLLAHIHDGASVVKVEGPETTVAAACTGADPALLLGTGRGCPPVAGVLAAVADSDFMPVSLCDAVPVCTKAVCLGFGIHDGMLIGPADLFDDPAFTPR from the coding sequence ATGACCACCGTCACGGTGGTGACCGCAGACCTCGGCGGGTTCCCGGCAGGCCTGAAGGCGCACCCTCTCGTCATCGAGAGGGCCGCACAACTGCTCAAAAAAGAGCACGGCGGCCTCATCATCGATTCCTTCGTGACCAGAGTTGGCGGAAGGCTTGCCTGCGTCGTCACCCACCGGGACGACCCGCGGATCGCCGACCTCCTCGCCCGCGTGATGGGGGAGTGCCGCACCCTTGCAGGCAGTCTCGGCCTCACCGGATCGGGAGAGGCGGGGAGGGCGGACCTCCCTGTCGAGACCGGAGACGGCGTCCTCGTCTTCCTCTCCAGCGGGGCGGCTGAAGGGGCCTGGAGCGAGGCGCTCGCCCGCATCTTCGCCGATCCCTACACGACGCCTGCCCTTGTGGACGACCCCCTCCTCCGCCGGGGTTTTACCTTCACCTGCACTGACGGCGGGTTCTATCCCACTCCGTCCGGCATCTACGACCTTCTGGCGCATATCCACGACGGTGCGTCTGTCGTGAAGGTCGAGGGGCCTGAGACGACCGTCGCCGCCGCCTGCACAGGCGCCGACCCGGCCCTCCTCCTCGGCACAGGCAGGGGATGCCCGCCTGTCGCCGGCGTCCTCGCCGCCGTCGCGGACTCAGACTTCATGCCTGTCAGCCTCTGCGACGCCGTCCCGGTCTGCACAAAGGCCGTCTGCCTGGGATTCGGTATCCATGACGGCATGCTCATCGGCCCGGCAGACCTCTTCGACGACCCCGCCTTCACCCCGCGGTGA
- a CDS encoding DUF2551 domain-containing protein: MRSPADIKKEIEARLKTYLSRDNTGIRHEVLAFFVRIRSTTIPDLYALLSRTFTVSYHSIASMVGIIASRIGVLRVRRDPESTNAIYEIKDDYVGMVTRLLDSG; this comes from the coding sequence ATGCGGTCGCCGGCCGACATCAAGAAGGAGATCGAGGCCCGCCTGAAGACATACCTTTCACGAGACAATACAGGCATCAGGCATGAAGTTCTTGCCTTTTTCGTCAGGATCAGGTCGACGACAATCCCCGATCTCTATGCGCTGCTCTCCCGGACCTTTACGGTTAGTTACCACTCCATCGCCTCGATGGTGGGGATCATCGCCTCGCGCATCGGGGTCCTGCGTGTGCGGCGTGACCCGGAGAGCACGAACGCCATCTACGAGATCAAGGACGATTATGTCGGCATGGTCACCCGCCTTCTCGACAGCGGATAG
- a CDS encoding LSM domain-containing protein yields MVNSIVLPVKKVFSLVDSKISVEIKDEGRKLQGRLVAVDEHLNLHMDETIEFTGDQRGRNLGTVVIRGNNILTIAPLI; encoded by the coding sequence ATGGTCAACAGTATTGTTCTGCCAGTGAAAAAAGTTTTTTCGCTCGTTGATTCAAAAATTAGCGTAGAGATCAAGGACGAAGGCCGGAAGTTGCAGGGAAGACTCGTTGCCGTGGACGAGCACCTGAACCTGCATATGGACGAGACGATCGAGTTCACGGGCGACCAGCGGGGACGCAACCTCGGCACCGTCGTCATCAGGGGGAACAATATTCTTACGATCGCGCCCCTTATCTGA
- a CDS encoding protein translocase subunit SecF: protein MGFVTYDVNKYPPKQMVVIPLVLLLLALGLLTFNWLSTGMPLTPGIDFAGGTAVTVITDDSIDEIKEYFAGFPLTDVGEGLDGGKYVRFGPMDDDQAQALNEKVLERYPDAKIDQIGEAFGSTLQQQAFIALIFSFIGMAFVVFVAFRNFVPSMAVVISAFSDIAITAAIMSLIGIPLTLPTTAALLMLIGYSVDSDILLTTRVLKRQGKTEDKFAGAYRTGIIMTTTTMAAVAAMFAVTAFGGVEVIAQISAVLLVGLFVDLMNTWVLNVGILRAYVTRNGRHA from the coding sequence ATGGGGTTTGTCACCTACGATGTCAACAAATACCCGCCGAAGCAGATGGTAGTGATACCACTCGTTCTGCTTCTCCTGGCGCTCGGCCTCCTTACTTTTAACTGGCTGAGCACAGGGATGCCGTTAACTCCCGGCATCGACTTTGCAGGCGGCACTGCCGTCACCGTCATCACCGACGACAGTATTGATGAGATTAAGGAATATTTCGCAGGATTCCCCCTGACTGATGTCGGTGAGGGGCTCGATGGCGGCAAGTACGTCAGGTTCGGCCCCATGGACGACGACCAGGCACAGGCGCTCAACGAAAAGGTTCTGGAACGCTATCCTGACGCAAAGATCGACCAGATCGGCGAGGCCTTCGGGAGCACCCTCCAGCAGCAGGCCTTCATCGCCCTGATCTTCTCCTTCATCGGGATGGCGTTCGTGGTCTTCGTCGCGTTCAGGAACTTCGTCCCGTCCATGGCCGTTGTCATCTCGGCATTCTCGGACATCGCGATCACGGCGGCGATCATGAGCCTCATCGGCATTCCTCTCACCCTCCCGACGACAGCGGCCCTGCTGATGCTCATCGGTTACTCGGTGGACAGCGACATCCTTCTTACGACCCGCGTCCTCAAGAGGCAGGGGAAGACGGAGGACAAGTTTGCCGGGGCCTACAGAACCGGCATCATCATGACCACGACGACGATGGCCGCGGTCGCGGCGATGTTCGCGGTCACGGCCTTCGGCGGCGTTGAGGTCATCGCCCAGATCTCGGCCGTCCTTCTCGTCGGCCTCTTTGTGGATCTTATGAACACCTGGGTGCTCAATGTTGGCATCCTCAGGGCATACGTAACACGGAACGGGAGGCACGCATGA
- a CDS encoding winged helix DNA-binding protein: MPAVEDEALRIIQSRQEGVLQSELWKLLNIDSRKCSRVVKKLSDAGLIDRLEYREEGLKTYLLKARQQAVDPSLLMAGEELIPCVGCDLDCNVEQCSVLLDWMYELAISEVNE; this comes from the coding sequence ATGCCAGCTGTTGAAGATGAGGCCCTGAGGATCATCCAGTCGAGGCAGGAAGGAGTGCTCCAGAGCGAACTCTGGAAACTCCTCAACATCGACAGCCGGAAATGCTCGCGGGTCGTCAAGAAACTGAGCGATGCCGGCCTCATCGATCGCCTCGAGTACAGAGAGGAGGGGCTCAAGACATACCTGCTGAAGGCACGGCAGCAGGCGGTCGATCCCTCTCTCCTGATGGCAGGAGAAGAGTTGATCCCCTGTGTCGGTTGTGACCTGGACTGCAATGTGGAGCAGTGTTCGGTCCTTCTTGACTGGATGTACGAACTGGCGATCAGCGAAGTTAACGAGTAA
- a CDS encoding DUF99 family protein codes for MHMAKKGLRALGIAESFRGRERSTLAGVVMRRDGVIDGFGFGEVTVGGMDGTVAATSLFQGLEREDINCVLLSGCVIAWYNIIDPDAVSLATGLPVVVVTYEDSAGLEEDIAAHFPGDAERMEAYRRLGPRVPLLLGTGYTVYLRASGIDTADAGRVVDAFTRDGKVPEPLRVARLAARAAMQYTYRQR; via the coding sequence ATGCACATGGCGAAGAAGGGGCTGCGTGCCCTCGGTATCGCCGAGAGTTTCCGGGGGCGGGAGAGGTCCACGCTTGCCGGCGTCGTGATGCGCAGGGACGGCGTGATCGACGGTTTCGGGTTTGGCGAGGTGACGGTCGGCGGCATGGACGGAACCGTTGCTGCGACATCGCTTTTTCAGGGACTGGAACGGGAGGATATCAACTGTGTCCTCCTCTCCGGTTGCGTCATCGCATGGTACAACATCATCGACCCTGACGCCGTCAGTCTGGCGACCGGCCTCCCCGTCGTCGTGGTCACGTACGAGGACTCGGCAGGTCTGGAGGAGGACATCGCCGCCCACTTCCCGGGCGATGCAGAGAGGATGGAGGCGTACCGCCGCCTCGGCCCTCGCGTCCCCCTCCTCCTCGGCACCGGGTATACCGTCTATCTGCGGGCCTCGGGGATCGATACGGCGGACGCAGGGAGGGTCGTCGACGCCTTTACCCGCGACGGGAAGGTGCCCGAACCCCTGCGGGTCGCACGCCTCGCGGCCCGTGCCGCTATGCAGTATACGTATCGGCAGAGATGA
- a CDS encoding archease, whose protein sequence is MSFEELPHQADVRVRVRAEDCNALFAEAARAMFSIMYVTCDKGEVERSISVTSDDVPSLMIDFLSELLFVSEVDRVVFSSFDVSITGTNLTATARGEPFSREKHLGGMEIKGVSYSGLKIFRDGEEFCSEILFDV, encoded by the coding sequence ATGTCGTTTGAGGAACTTCCCCACCAGGCAGATGTGCGGGTGCGGGTGCGGGCAGAGGACTGCAACGCCCTCTTTGCCGAGGCCGCACGGGCAATGTTCTCCATCATGTACGTCACCTGCGACAAGGGAGAGGTCGAGCGGAGCATCTCGGTCACGTCCGACGACGTCCCGTCCCTGATGATCGACTTTCTCTCTGAACTCCTCTTCGTCTCTGAAGTGGACAGGGTCGTCTTCTCCTCCTTCGACGTCTCCATAACCGGCACGAACCTTACGGCAACGGCCAGGGGAGAACCCTTCTCCCGTGAGAAACACCTGGGCGGTATGGAGATCAAGGGGGTATCCTATTCGGGGCTGAAGATCTTCAGGGACGGGGAAGAGTTTTGTAGCGAGATACTCTTTGATGTGTGA
- a CDS encoding Fe-S cluster assembly protein HesB has protein sequence MGKKEGKEFPVISRGSPWVCTVEGVDRADQAVVEAAVRCTGFYRVKTARLKRLCRRICEMGGVEGLSRLPTPALREALLVVNGVGEETADSILCYGFSRPSFVVDAYTKRICGCIGVTRSYAELKAAFERVLPEDAALYGRVHGWVVEYAKEFCVAGRCDECRMKIVCV, from the coding sequence ATGGGGAAAAAAGAGGGGAAAGAGTTTCCGGTTATTTCGAGAGGATCGCCATGGGTCTGTACAGTCGAGGGGGTCGACCGGGCCGATCAGGCGGTGGTCGAGGCGGCGGTCCGCTGCACCGGTTTTTACCGGGTGAAGACGGCGCGGCTGAAGAGGTTGTGCCGCCGGATTTGTGAGATGGGGGGTGTCGAGGGCCTGTCCCGTCTTCCGACACCTGCCTTGCGCGAGGCGCTCCTTGTCGTCAATGGTGTCGGCGAGGAGACGGCGGACAGCATCCTCTGCTACGGGTTTTCCAGGCCGTCCTTCGTGGTCGATGCCTACACGAAGCGTATCTGCGGGTGCATCGGTGTCACGAGATCGTATGCCGAGCTCAAGGCCGCCTTCGAGAGGGTGCTGCCCGAGGACGCGGCACTGTACGGGCGTGTCCATGGCTGGGTCGTCGAATATGCGAAAGAGTTCTGTGTTGCAGGACGGTGTGACGAGTGCAGGATGAAGATTGTGTGCGTATAG
- a CDS encoding WD40 repeat domain-containing protein — MPKWTLFALLFVLALQIVAVASAEEIEATRVWEHSFGSEILTLALAPDGSSFAVGTNRPGALYYYDRNGTLLWSHETGCPVYGSAVSKDGAYVVEGSDLVRVFTREGDLDWRWESGYFAFGVAISPDGKYITVGSDDSTVRLLRRGAGELWKYDTTGDVDAVAISADGGLIAAGADGQVYLLGKNGKKIWKKDAGQGIRSVAISPDGALIAVGSLDYRVHLYSSNGTLLWQYRTDNRVHHVGITSDGRVVGASQDQAVYLLSKDGELLWKETQPASVTAAVISDDGSLVLSGTGTGDQRVSMYALETIAAVITTQPTQPPTLPPVRTIETLPPVAEAPGSIPPEKSLFGFSTIFNRPLPQVLLLAGGVVLAGWMVVALYRRRR, encoded by the coding sequence ATGCCGAAGTGGACACTATTTGCTCTTCTCTTCGTTCTGGCACTGCAGATCGTTGCGGTCGCGAGTGCCGAAGAGATCGAGGCGACCAGGGTATGGGAGCATTCCTTCGGGAGCGAGATCCTGACCCTTGCACTGGCGCCTGACGGTTCCTCCTTTGCGGTCGGGACAAACAGGCCAGGGGCCCTGTATTATTATGACCGGAACGGCACCCTCCTCTGGAGCCATGAAACCGGGTGCCCTGTCTATGGTTCTGCAGTCTCGAAGGACGGGGCCTATGTCGTCGAAGGGTCGGATCTGGTGCGGGTCTTTACCCGCGAGGGGGATCTGGACTGGAGGTGGGAGTCGGGATATTTCGCCTTTGGCGTGGCAATATCTCCCGATGGCAAATACATCACCGTAGGAAGCGACGACAGCACCGTACGCCTTCTCAGACGCGGCGCCGGCGAGTTATGGAAGTATGATACGACAGGCGATGTCGATGCCGTCGCGATCTCGGCCGACGGCGGCCTGATCGCCGCGGGTGCCGACGGTCAGGTCTATCTGCTGGGCAAGAACGGCAAAAAGATCTGGAAAAAGGATGCAGGACAGGGGATCAGGTCGGTCGCCATATCTCCTGACGGAGCCCTGATCGCAGTCGGATCCCTGGATTACCGGGTTCACCTCTATAGCAGCAATGGGACGCTGCTCTGGCAATACAGAACGGACAACCGCGTCCATCATGTGGGGATCACATCTGATGGCCGGGTCGTCGGGGCATCGCAGGACCAGGCCGTCTATCTGCTCTCAAAAGATGGCGAACTCCTCTGGAAGGAGACACAGCCCGCGTCGGTCACCGCGGCCGTCATCTCGGATGACGGATCTCTTGTCCTCTCGGGGACGGGCACGGGTGACCAGAGGGTATCCATGTACGCCCTCGAAACGATTGCCGCAGTGATAACGACGCAGCCGACGCAGCCCCCGACACTCCCCCCTGTCAGGACGATCGAAACACTGCCCCCTGTTGCGGAGGCACCGGGATCCATACCTCCGGAAAAGTCCCTGTTCGGGTTCTCGACCATTTTTAACCGGCCCCTGCCGCAGGTCCTCCTGCTCGCCGGCGGGGTGGTGCTTGCAGGGTGGATGGTGGTGGCCCTGTACCGCCGGCGGCGGTGA